Proteins encoded in a region of the Natronorubrum halophilum genome:
- a CDS encoding ABC transporter permease, whose translation MGLLRYTIYRLLQAIPVLIGISVITFVLANLAPGDPVRLMLQGQQVDEQLIRTIEQRYGLDQPLHVRYWNYMTGLVQGDLGYSIHRRRPVSELMLERVGPTLLLVLSAYLFALATAIPLGVIAAKRRNEPTDHISRIVALIGVSTPSFWIGIMLIIVFAVRLGVLPSAGLVYPWQPPEAAGHGGHLEHWVASIRHLLLPMIALGTLQMATLMRVERTQMIESLQEEYVKLARAYGVPERTILRKHAFRSAQLPIITIVGLNLSTALGGAVLVETVFAINGIGRLFVEAIQQLDYQLIMGITMVLGFMFVIGVVITDISYAYIDPRVTYGERE comes from the coding sequence ATGGGGCTGCTCCGATACACGATCTACCGGCTGTTACAGGCGATCCCCGTCCTGATCGGGATCTCCGTCATCACGTTCGTGCTGGCGAACCTCGCTCCCGGCGATCCCGTCCGGCTCATGTTACAGGGCCAGCAAGTCGACGAGCAACTCATCAGGACGATCGAACAGCGCTACGGGCTCGACCAGCCGCTGCACGTCCGCTACTGGAACTACATGACCGGGCTCGTCCAGGGCGATCTGGGCTACAGCATCCACCGCAGGCGGCCCGTCTCCGAACTGATGCTCGAACGGGTCGGACCGACGCTGCTGTTGGTGCTGTCGGCGTACCTCTTCGCGCTCGCGACAGCGATCCCGCTGGGCGTCATCGCGGCCAAGCGGCGAAACGAACCGACCGACCACATCTCGCGGATCGTCGCGCTGATCGGCGTCAGCACGCCCTCGTTCTGGATCGGAATCATGCTGATCATCGTCTTCGCGGTCAGGCTCGGCGTCCTCCCATCGGCGGGGCTGGTCTACCCGTGGCAACCGCCCGAAGCGGCCGGCCACGGCGGCCACCTCGAGCACTGGGTCGCGTCGATCAGACACCTGCTGTTACCGATGATCGCGCTGGGAACGCTCCAGATGGCGACGTTGATGCGGGTCGAGCGAACGCAGATGATCGAGTCGTTACAGGAGGAGTACGTCAAACTCGCCCGCGCCTACGGCGTGCCCGAGCGGACGATCCTCCGGAAGCACGCGTTCCGGTCGGCCCAGCTACCGATCATCACTATCGTTGGACTCAACCTGTCGACGGCGCTCGGCGGTGCCGTTCTGGTCGAAACCGTCTTCGCCATCAACGGGATCGGACGGCTGTTCGTCGAGGCGATCCAGCAACTCGACTACCAGTTGATCATGGGGATCACGATGGTCCTCGGATTCATGTTCGTCATCGGCGTCGTCAT